The Pecten maximus unplaced genomic scaffold, xPecMax1.1, whole genome shotgun sequence genome contains a region encoding:
- the LOC117318516 gene encoding mucin-2-like has translation MPPVTIISMPPVAITRMPLVNTTIMPLVANTSRSPVANTSRPPVSTTSMPHVTTTSRPPITTISTGRPPVAITSMLAVAINSMQPVTITSMPPVAITSIPPVAITRMPLVNTTIMPLVANTSRPPVANTSRPPVSTTSMPHVTTTSRPPITTISTGRPPVAITSMLAVAINSMQPVTITSMPPVAITSMPPVAITRMPLVTTTSMPHVATTSRPTVANTSTSRPPVATTSMPHVTTTSWPPITTTSTDRPPVITTSTDRSPVITTSTERPPVITNKTCRPTVATTGTGRPTVAITRMPTVAITCMPLVTINSIPPVAITRMPLVTTTSMPLVANTRGHPLPTLVGRPLPPLVLAGYPLPPLA, from the coding sequence ATGCCACCCGTCACCATCATTAGCATGCCACCAGTCGCCATCACAAGAATGCCACTTGTCAACACCACTATCATGCCACTGGTTGCCAACACTAGTAGGTCACCCGTTGCCAACACTAGTAGGCCACCCGTTTCCACCACTAGCATGCCACATGTCACCACCACTAGCAGGCCACCCATTACCACCATTAGTACTGGCAGGCCACCCGTCGCTATCACTAGCATGCTAGCCGTCGCCATCAATAGCATGCAACCCGTcaccatcactagcatgccacccGTCGCCATCACTAGCATACCACCAGTCGCCATCACAAGAATGCCACTTGTCAACACCACTATCATGCCACTGGTTGCCAACACTAGTAGGCCACCCGTTGCCAACACTAGTAGGCCACCCGTTTCCACCACTAGCATGCCACATGTCACCACCACTAGCAGGCCACCCATTACCACCATTAGTACTGGCAGGCCACCCGTCGCTATCACTAGCATGCTAGCCGTCGCCATCAATAGCATGCAACCCGTcaccatcactagcatgccacccgtcgccatcactagcatgccaccagTCGCCATCACTAGAATGCCACTTGTCACCACCACCAGCATGCCACATGTTGCCACCACTAGTAGGCCAACAGTTGCCAACACTAGTACTAGCAGGCCACCCGTTGCCACCACTAGCATGCCACATGTCACCACCACTAGCTGGCCACCCATCACCACCACTAGTACTGACAGGCCACCCGTCATCACCACTAGTACTGACAGGTCACCCGTCATCACCACTAGTACTGAGAGGCCACCCGTCATCACCAATAAAACTTGCAGGCCAACCGTCGCCACCACTGGTACTGGCAGGCCAACCGTCGCCATCACTAGGATGCCAACCGTCGCCATCACTTGCATGCCACTCGTCACCATCAATAGCATTCCACCAGTCGCGATCACTAGAATGCCACTTGTTACCACCACTAGCATGCCACTTGTTGCCAACACTAGAGGCCACCCGTTGCCAACACTAGTAGGCCGACCACTGCCACCACTAGTACTAGCAGGCTACCCGTTACCACCACTAGCATGA